One window of Papaver somniferum cultivar HN1 chromosome 9, ASM357369v1, whole genome shotgun sequence genomic DNA carries:
- the LOC113313099 gene encoding uncharacterized protein LOC113313099 translates to MKVSELITNDECQIPLEMNAYFNEDDLLYIGNGVDRRIWETSLTGDFSVANAVQDIRKKFPKCSWAKKIWRSCIHPNLACNMWKIVRGVVATEDSVRKKGFSIVSKCYICCNGQDTLTHLLWECSFSKKIWHWLGGIFKILNPSNFDEVLNSVQSKSPAVNEIWYIAVYTLMVEIWLTRNKKLYEDVTPNTENGIKSKTTRIKEIHLSLPEHNQIPICRDGAAKGNPGVAGFGFIGRNSDSECVGAMAGGLGIATNFVAEMMALVMAGEWAVSKSFLNVLFSLYSHAVLNAFTGNIIPWMILNRWKKVISHMRRVSIRHVYREANFSADKIAKKGATLSRGEIVRYENKPSFIGRLEDENIRYFRFY, encoded by the exons ATGAAAGTGAGTGAGctaattacaaatgatgaatgtcAAATACCACTGGAGATGAATGCTTATTTCAATGAAGATGACTTACTATATATTGGGAATGGAGTTGATAGAAGAATTTGGGAGACAAGTTTAACAGGGGATTTCTCTGTTGCAAATGCAGTACAAGATATAAGAAAAAAGTTCCCTAAATGTTCATGGGCTAAGAAAATTTGGAGATCTTGCATACATCCAAACTTGGCCTGTAATATGTGGAAAATTGTGAGAGGTGTTGTAGCAACAGAAGACAGTGTCAGAAAGAAAGGATTTTCTATTGTTTCAAAATGTTATATATGCTGCAATGGACAGGATACACTGACACATCTTCTCTGGGAATGCTCCTTTAGTAAGAAGATTTGGCACTGGCTGGGAGGTATTTTTAAAATCTTAAATCCTTCAAATTTTGATGAAGTACTCAACTCGGTGCAATCTAAAAGTCCTGCAGTAAACGAAATATGGTATATTGCTGTTTATACTTTGATGGTTGAAATATGGTTGACTAGGAATAAAAAACTGTATGAAGATGTGACTCCAAATACAGAGAAT GGGATAAAAAGTAAAACTACAAGGATTAAGGAGATTCATTTAAGTCTGCCAGAACACAATCAAATACCAATTTGTCGTGATGGAGCAGCTAAAGGCAATCCAGGAGTGGCAGGCTTTGGATTTATTGGAAGAAATAGTGACAGTGAATGTGTGGGAGCAATGGCTGGTGGTCTGGGtattgcaacaaattttgtagcaGAGATGATGGCTTTGGTAATGGCAGGTGAATGGGCTGTATCTAAATCTTTTTTGAATGTACTTTTCAGTCTATATTCTCATGCTGTGTTGAACGCTTTTACTGGTAATATAATTCCTTGGATGATTCTTAATAGATGGAAGAAAGTAATTTCACATATGAGAAGAGTATCTATCAGACATGTTTATAGAGAAGCAAATTTTTCAGCAGATAAGATTGCCAAAAAAGGAGCTACTTTGAGCAGGGGTGAAATTGTGAGATATGAGAATAAACCAAGCTTTATAGGAAGATTGGAAGATGAGAATATCAGATACTTTAGATTCTACTGA
- the LOC113313100 gene encoding DNA-repair protein XRCC1-like produces MTCHWNSDCTLLVCAFANTPKFRQVESDGGTIISKGWISECHKQRQLVAIEPYLLHAGKPWRKTLTRDAKRDLETTPTSQPKKQAKESSNRKASASASSKDGSPNSVKEHLAPSKVKRWAMDDLNKTISWLEGQDETPEPSEVKKIAVEGILTCLQDAIDSLEQNQDIKQATEQWRFIPRVVEELVRIEDTRNNNSSFSNEDLCLQAMNCKQIYEMEFDSFLGETTERKKEQETAERSMNGETTDVKSKDAAYDSDSTIEMTEEEIDYAYKTVASKICR; encoded by the exons ATGACATGTC ATTGGAATTCAGATTGCACACTTCTCGTATGTGCATTTGCGAATACTCCGAAGTTTCGGCAAGTGGAGTCGGATGGTGGAACTATTATTTCAAAg GGGTGGATTTCTGAATGTCATAAGCAGAGACAGCTTGTTGCTATTGAACCTTACCTTCTTCATGCTGGAAAGCCGTGGCGTAAAACCTTAACTCGCGATGCTAAGAGAG ATCTTGAAACTACCCCAACTAGTCAACCCAAAAAGCAAGCTAAAGAAAGTTCAAATCGAAAAGCAAGTGCTTCTGCCTCTTCAAAG GATGGATCTCCTAATTCTGTTAAAGAACACCTTGCTCCTTCTAAGGTTAAAAGATGGGCCATGGATGACTTGAACAAAACCATTTCATGGCTGGAGGGTCAAGATGAAACA CCGGAGCCTAGTGAAGTTAAGAAAATAGCTGTGGAAGGAATTCTTACGTGTTTGCAAGATGCAATAGACTCTCTTGAACAAAACCAG GATATCAAACAAGCGACAGAGCAGTGGAGATTCATTCCTCGTGTAGTTGAGGAATTGGTCAGGATTGAGGATACAAGAAACAACAACAGTTCATTCTCGAATGAAGATCTTTGTCTACAGGCTATGAACTGTAAACAAATTTATGAGATGGAATTCGACAGTTTCCTTGGCGAAACTACTGAAAGGAAGAAAGAACAAGAGACTGCTGAGAGATCTATGAATGGTGAGACAACTGATGTCAAGTCCAAGGATGCAGCTTATGACAGTGATTCCACAATTGAAATGACAGAAGAAGAAATAGATTATGCTTATAAAACGGTAGCTTCCAAGATTTGTAGATGA